A part of Lacinutrix sp. 5H-3-7-4 genomic DNA contains:
- the rlmF gene encoding 23S rRNA (adenine(1618)-N(6))-methyltransferase RlmF has product MHKNNKHNAQYDLEKLVKVLPELQPHIFVNKHGNSTIDFANLESVKLLNTSLLKAYYNIDYWQFPEGNLCPPIPGRVDYIHYLNDLIKTLNITGAPKILDVGTGANCIYPLLGNAEYNWRFLASDCNEKAIASAENIIAKNNLKEEIKLILQEDENLIFKGILKPEDTFEATLCNPPFYKNEAEAIAATTRKLKGLGKSTDTVTRNFAGQANELWYKGGEKAFLHNYLYESSLFKTQCFWYTILVSNKDHVKTMKTSLTKLGATTIKVINMSLGNKQSRVVAWTFLNNKEQELWQSK; this is encoded by the coding sequence TTGCATAAAAATAATAAACACAACGCACAGTACGATTTAGAAAAACTTGTAAAAGTACTTCCTGAATTACAACCACATATTTTTGTAAATAAACACGGCAATAGCACTATAGATTTTGCTAACCTAGAGAGTGTAAAATTGTTAAATACGAGCCTTTTAAAGGCATATTATAATATAGACTATTGGCAATTTCCAGAAGGTAATTTATGTCCGCCAATACCAGGAAGAGTAGACTATATTCATTATTTAAACGATTTAATAAAAACACTAAATATAACAGGTGCACCAAAAATTTTAGATGTGGGCACAGGTGCCAATTGCATTTATCCGTTACTTGGTAATGCCGAGTATAATTGGCGTTTTTTAGCTTCAGATTGTAATGAGAAAGCAATCGCTTCCGCAGAAAACATAATTGCTAAAAATAATTTAAAAGAAGAAATTAAATTAATTTTACAAGAGGATGAAAATTTAATTTTTAAAGGCATTTTAAAACCTGAAGATACATTTGAAGCCACGTTGTGTAATCCTCCTTTTTATAAAAATGAAGCTGAAGCAATAGCGGCAACAACTAGAAAATTAAAAGGCTTAGGGAAAAGTACAGATACCGTAACAAGAAATTTTGCAGGACAAGCTAATGAGCTTTGGTATAAAGGAGGAGAAAAAGCTTTTTTACATAATTATTTATACGAAAGTTCTCTGTTTAAAACACAGTGTTTTTGGTACACCATTTTAGTGTCTAATAAAGATCATGTTAAAACAATGAAAACATCTTTAACAAAATTAGGAGCAACCACTATAAAAGTAATAAATATGAGTCTAGGTAATAAGCAAAGTAGAGTAGTAGCCTGGACTTTTTTAAATAATAAAGAACAAGAACTATGGCAAAGTAAATAG
- the bshB1 gene encoding bacillithiol biosynthesis deacetylase BshB1: protein MKLDILAFGAHPDDVELGAGGTLCKAIAQGKKVGVVDLTRGELGTRGTAETRDQEAADAAKIMGVAVRENLNFADGFFINDKTHQLEIIKMIRKYQPEIVLCNAIDDRHIDHGKGSRLVSDACFLSGLIKIETFINDELQEKWRPKLVYHYIQWKNIEPDFVVDISNFIEQKQEAVNAYGTQFFNSKSNEPETPITSKSFIDSVNYRARDLGRLVGVEYAEGFTVERYVTVDSLFDLK from the coding sequence ATGAAATTAGATATATTAGCTTTTGGTGCACATCCAGACGATGTAGAATTAGGAGCTGGAGGAACACTTTGTAAAGCAATTGCCCAAGGTAAAAAAGTAGGTGTTGTAGATTTAACACGTGGCGAATTAGGAACTCGTGGTACGGCAGAAACAAGAGATCAAGAAGCAGCAGATGCTGCTAAAATTATGGGAGTTGCAGTTAGAGAGAATCTTAATTTTGCTGATGGTTTTTTTATAAATGATAAAACACACCAACTAGAAATTATAAAAATGATACGAAAGTATCAACCAGAAATAGTACTGTGTAATGCTATAGATGATAGACATATAGATCATGGTAAAGGCAGTAGGCTAGTAAGTGATGCTTGTTTTTTAAGTGGACTAATTAAAATAGAAACATTTATTAATGATGAGTTACAGGAAAAATGGAGACCTAAGTTAGTTTACCATTATATACAGTGGAAAAATATAGAGCCAGATTTTGTTGTTGATATTTCTAACTTTATAGAACAAAAGCAAGAAGCTGTAAATGCTTATGGTACACAGTTTTTTAATAGCAAAAGTAATGAGCCAGAAACGCCAATTACAAGCAAATCTTTTATAGATAGTGTAAATTATAGAGCCAGAGATTTAGGCAGATTGGTAGGAGTAGAGTATGCAGAAGGTTTTACGGTTGAGCGTTACGTAACTGTTGATAGTCTATTTGATTTAAAGTAA
- a CDS encoding M28 family metallopeptidase: MKKVISLFSIATLLIACGTTNNTKTVNKKVEANPTTYANTITAQDLKTALYKYASDEFQGRETGQPGQKLAVEFLKNHYIKYGVPAAKQDGDYFQNVPLKLMSAPDITVTVNGKTFKQVDDIVSVGNGDTNKINTSEIIYAGYGIDDENYSSYTNMEDLTGKIVLIKNGEPKNEDGTFVISGTNEESKWSNFRQQFAAKKDAAQKRGAAAVFFYYPDVYKMIAFRYGASSGRLSLAQNNDSFYYFMINENLATSLVPDISKNTTTQAVATNMSLDFTNKSQEVSSENVAAVIKGTQKPDEYIIISAHLDHEGIKDGKIYNGADDDGSGTVAVLEIAEAFAKAKKDGNGPKRSIVFLNVTGEEKGLLGSRHYTDNDPIFPLANTVADLNIDMIGRTDPNREKKNRNYVYLIGSDKLSTELHEISEAVNTKYMNIDLDYKYNDENDPNRFYYRSDHYNFAKNNIPVIFYFNGTHADYHKPSDTVEKIEFDLLENRTRLVFYTAWELANRENRIIVDKATE, translated from the coding sequence ATGAAAAAAGTAATTTCTCTGTTTTCAATTGCAACACTTCTTATAGCATGCGGAACAACCAATAACACTAAAACTGTAAACAAAAAAGTTGAAGCTAACCCAACAACCTACGCAAACACAATTACAGCTCAAGATTTAAAAACAGCGCTTTACAAATATGCGTCAGATGAGTTTCAAGGTCGTGAAACAGGACAACCAGGACAAAAATTAGCAGTAGAATTTTTAAAAAATCACTATATTAAATACGGTGTTCCAGCAGCAAAACAAGATGGAGATTATTTTCAAAACGTACCATTAAAATTAATGAGTGCGCCAGATATTACGGTAACAGTAAATGGTAAAACTTTTAAACAAGTAGACGACATAGTATCTGTAGGTAATGGAGATACAAATAAAATAAACACATCCGAAATTATTTATGCAGGTTACGGTATAGACGATGAGAACTACTCTAGCTATACAAACATGGAAGATTTAACTGGTAAAATAGTTTTAATAAAAAACGGTGAACCAAAAAACGAAGACGGAACTTTTGTAATCTCAGGAACAAACGAAGAATCTAAATGGTCTAACTTCAGGCAACAATTTGCAGCAAAAAAAGACGCAGCACAAAAACGTGGTGCAGCAGCAGTATTCTTTTACTATCCAGATGTTTATAAAATGATTGCTTTTAGATATGGAGCATCATCTGGTAGACTATCATTAGCCCAAAACAACGATTCGTTTTATTATTTTATGATAAACGAAAACCTAGCAACAAGTCTAGTTCCAGACATAAGCAAAAACACTACAACACAAGCAGTAGCAACAAATATGAGCTTAGATTTTACAAACAAATCACAAGAAGTCTCATCAGAAAATGTAGCAGCAGTAATAAAAGGAACCCAAAAACCAGACGAGTACATAATAATCTCTGCACACTTAGACCACGAAGGAATAAAAGATGGTAAAATATATAACGGTGCAGATGATGATGGATCTGGAACAGTAGCCGTATTAGAAATAGCAGAAGCCTTCGCTAAAGCCAAAAAAGATGGTAATGGCCCAAAGCGCTCAATAGTATTTTTAAACGTAACAGGAGAAGAAAAAGGCCTATTAGGCTCAAGACACTATACAGACAACGACCCAATATTTCCATTAGCAAACACAGTTGCAGATTTAAATATAGACATGATTGGACGTACAGATCCAAACCGTGAAAAGAAAAACAGAAATTATGTTTACCTAATTGGTAGTGATAAGTTAAGTACAGAATTACACGAAATCTCAGAAGCTGTAAACACCAAGTACATGAATATTGACCTAGACTACAAATACAACGACGAAAACGACCCAAACCGTTTTTATTATAGAAGCGACCATTACAACTTTGCAAAAAACAACATACCAGTAATATTCTATTTTAATGGTACACATGCAGATTATCACAAACCAAGTGACACAGTAGAAAAAATAGAATTCGATTTATTAGAAAACCGTACACGCTTAGTATTCTATACAGCATGGGAATTAGCCAATAGAGAAAATAGAATAATTGTAGACAAAGCAACCGAGTAA
- a CDS encoding M28 family peptidase, giving the protein MKSFFILSILAVVGSCAETKYSTKIENLNNSVIVTDSTLIVKYSKTITEKELEQNLYKFSSKAFQGRGISTPGQKKASHFLKDFYIQNNIDVSFQTVPANFLPEKITTDSENVIAFIKGEEKPDEVIIVSGHLDHLGIENEEIYFGADDNGSGSMAILEIAQAFKMAENDGYRPKRSILFLHLTAEEIGLQGSLYYTQNPKFELSKTIANLNIDMIGRVDKHHNNNPNYIYVIGADRISKELNFINEKTNNAFTNLELDYKYNAENDRNRYYFRSDHYNFAKHNIPVIFYFNGTHDDYHKPTDTPEKINYPLLAKRSKLIFATAWQLANRDKMLLHNTAL; this is encoded by the coding sequence ATGAAATCCTTTTTTATTCTCAGTATACTAGCCGTTGTTGGTTCTTGTGCAGAAACTAAATATTCTACAAAAATTGAAAACCTAAACAATAGCGTTATAGTTACAGATAGTACACTAATTGTTAAGTATTCAAAAACAATAACCGAAAAAGAATTAGAGCAAAATCTTTATAAGTTTTCTTCTAAAGCATTTCAAGGTCGTGGTATAAGTACACCTGGACAAAAAAAAGCATCGCATTTTTTAAAAGATTTTTATATCCAAAATAATATAGACGTAAGTTTTCAAACCGTTCCTGCAAATTTTTTGCCAGAAAAAATAACAACAGATTCCGAAAATGTTATTGCATTTATAAAAGGTGAGGAAAAACCAGACGAAGTAATAATAGTTTCTGGACACTTAGACCATTTAGGCATAGAAAATGAAGAAATATATTTTGGAGCAGATGACAATGGCTCTGGCTCAATGGCAATACTAGAAATAGCACAAGCCTTTAAAATGGCAGAAAACGATGGCTATAGACCAAAAAGAAGTATACTCTTTTTACATTTAACAGCCGAAGAAATTGGACTACAAGGCTCACTATATTATACCCAAAATCCCAAATTCGAACTAAGCAAAACCATCGCTAATTTAAATATAGATATGATTGGCCGTGTAGATAAACATCATAACAACAACCCTAATTATATATATGTTATAGGTGCAGACCGCATTAGTAAAGAGCTTAACTTTATTAACGAAAAAACAAATAATGCATTTACTAACCTAGAGTTAGATTATAAATATAATGCAGAAAACGATAGAAACAGATACTATTTTAGAAGCGATCATTATAATTTTGCAAAGCACAACATACCAGTAATATTCTATTTTAATGGTACTCATGACGATTACCATAAACCTACAGATACACCAGAAAAAATAAACTATCCCTTATTAGCAAAACGTTCAAAATTAATTTTTGCTACAGCGTGGCAACTAGCAAATAGAGATAAAATGCTATTACACAATACAGCACTTTAA
- a CDS encoding DUF3108 domain-containing protein translates to MKHLFLFLAISFSLLTNAQNNAFQAGEKLTFTAGYNMSGLMTDFAQVTMETSNVKTSKATLLRLKCKATTYSKWDGFFKIRDLYESYVNPKTLTPYLYKREIDEGGHYKFMKYNFSPKSRSVKSQMKKRRGDGTIWEVNKNYGISGNTKDIVTTIYHLRSLDIKKASIGDSDTFTVLFDNEEKKFRFTLLGKETINTALGKKECFKLKISLLNSDVLKGNGNLLWLTADENKIPVYAKFKVAVGSGELKIKSATGLKN, encoded by the coding sequence ATGAAACACCTTTTTTTATTTTTAGCAATTAGCTTTTCATTATTAACAAATGCACAAAACAACGCATTTCAAGCTGGAGAAAAACTAACCTTCACAGCAGGCTATAATATGTCTGGTTTAATGACGGATTTTGCACAAGTCACCATGGAAACCAGCAATGTAAAGACTAGTAAAGCTACGCTACTTCGCTTAAAATGCAAAGCTACAACATATTCAAAATGGGATGGTTTTTTTAAAATTAGAGACCTTTACGAAAGTTATGTAAACCCTAAAACACTTACACCATATTTATACAAAAGAGAAATAGATGAAGGTGGGCACTACAAGTTCATGAAATATAATTTCAGTCCAAAATCTAGAAGTGTAAAAAGTCAAATGAAAAAAAGACGTGGAGATGGAACAATTTGGGAAGTCAATAAAAACTATGGCATTTCTGGAAACACAAAAGATATTGTAACAACAATTTACCACTTACGAAGTTTAGACATTAAAAAAGCTTCAATTGGAGACAGTGATACATTTACAGTGCTTTTTGATAATGAAGAAAAAAAATTTAGATTCACATTATTAGGAAAAGAAACAATAAACACAGCCTTAGGTAAAAAAGAATGTTTTAAACTTAAAATTAGTCTTTTAAATAGCGACGTATTAAAAGGAAACGGAAACCTATTATGGTTAACTGCAGACGAAAACAAAATACCAGTATATGCCAAATTTAAAGTTGCCGTAGGTAGTGGTGAGTTAAAAATTAAAAGTGCAACTGGCTTAAAAAATTAA
- a CDS encoding exonuclease domain-containing protein, with the protein MFYTIIDVETSGRTNRITEISIFKYHENKIIDEFTSLVNPNCYIPEHITALTGIDNNTVANAPEFSEIANKVLEITKDCIFVAHNVNFDYNVIRKEFKRLEIDFTRKKLCTVRLSRKLLPGHRSYSLGKLCKDLNICINGRHRARGDAEATVILFKKLQAQENAKEIFLKFLNKNSKQATLPPNLPSEVFNNLPNSTGIYFFKNKKGKVVYVGKAKDIKKRVLSHFYSKAQKSLDMVRETAHIDFELSGSEFIALLMEDAAIKHHYPQYNKVAKKSPKGFSLFSYQDRNDIMHIAINNSKATPKPIITFYSLREARLYLEQICDEFNLCPKFCHLQENVSTCSHYLIKNCNGICKGEETVNIYNERVTNAIIDIVNNSKDAILKEKGRQENEEAFVMVKNGNYLGYGFVDKSEQITHESQLEHFLIKQKDNSDIQSILRKKLLK; encoded by the coding sequence TTGTTCTACACTATAATAGATGTTGAAACTTCTGGACGTACTAACCGCATTACAGAAATCTCAATTTTTAAATACCACGAAAATAAAATAATTGATGAGTTTACATCTCTAGTAAACCCTAACTGTTACATTCCTGAACATATTACTGCACTAACTGGTATTGATAATAATACAGTTGCAAATGCGCCTGAATTTAGTGAAATAGCAAACAAAGTATTAGAGATTACCAAAGACTGTATTTTTGTAGCTCATAATGTTAATTTTGATTACAATGTAATTAGAAAAGAATTTAAAAGATTAGAAATAGATTTTACTAGAAAAAAATTATGCACCGTAAGGCTTAGCCGTAAACTCCTTCCTGGACACCGCAGCTATAGTTTAGGTAAACTTTGCAAAGACTTAAATATTTGTATTAATGGTAGACATAGAGCTCGTGGTGACGCAGAAGCAACAGTTATACTATTTAAAAAACTTCAAGCACAAGAAAACGCAAAAGAAATATTTTTAAAATTTTTAAATAAAAATAGTAAACAAGCAACCTTACCGCCTAACTTACCAAGTGAAGTTTTTAACAATTTACCAAATAGTACAGGTATTTATTTTTTTAAAAATAAAAAAGGGAAAGTAGTCTATGTTGGTAAAGCAAAAGATATAAAAAAAAGAGTATTAAGTCATTTTTATAGTAAAGCACAAAAATCTCTAGATATGGTTAGAGAGACTGCACATATAGATTTCGAGCTATCAGGAAGTGAATTTATTGCTTTGCTAATGGAAGATGCTGCAATAAAACACCACTACCCACAATATAATAAAGTTGCTAAAAAGTCACCAAAAGGCTTTTCGTTATTTAGTTATCAAGATAGAAATGACATTATGCATATAGCTATTAATAATAGTAAAGCAACTCCAAAACCAATAATTACCTTTTATAGTTTAAGAGAAGCTAGGCTATATTTAGAACAAATTTGTGATGAATTTAATCTATGCCCAAAATTTTGCCATTTGCAAGAAAACGTTTCTACTTGTTCTCATTATTTAATTAAAAATTGTAATGGTATTTGTAAAGGAGAAGAAACCGTAAACATTTATAATGAGCGCGTTACAAACGCAATTATAGATATTGTAAATAATAGTAAAGATGCCATATTAAAAGAAAAAGGTAGACAAGAAAATGAAGAAGCTTTTGTAATGGTTAAAAACGGAAATTATCTAGGCTATGGATTCGTAGACAAAAGCGAACAAATTACACATGAAAGCCAATTAGAGCATTTCTTAATTAAACAAAAAGACAATAGCGATATACAAAGTATACTAAGAAAAAAGTTATTAAAATAA
- a CDS encoding acyl-CoA thioesterase, whose protein sequence is MKTITELINKSETRIFKAIFPNTTNHYNTLFGGTALLMMDEASFICATRFSRKKVVTISTDKIDFEKPIPEGTIVELVARIHKVGNTSCTVKVDIFMENMYNYERELTVTGYFKFVAVNAQMKPIPILN, encoded by the coding sequence ATGAAAACAATTACAGAGTTAATTAATAAATCTGAAACTAGAATTTTTAAAGCTATTTTTCCTAATACAACAAATCATTACAATACTTTATTTGGAGGCACTGCTTTATTAATGATGGATGAAGCATCTTTTATTTGTGCAACACGGTTTAGTAGAAAAAAAGTAGTAACTATATCTACAGATAAAATAGATTTTGAAAAACCTATTCCAGAAGGTACAATTGTAGAATTAGTTGCAAGAATTCACAAGGTAGGAAATACAAGTTGTACAGTAAAAGTAGATATTTTTATGGAAAACATGTATAATTACGAAAGAGAATTAACTGTCACAGGATACTTTAAGTTCGTGGCAGTCAACGCACAAATGAAACCTATTCCAATTTTAAATTAA
- a CDS encoding NAD(P)H-dependent oxidoreductase → MNVIDALKWRYATKAFDSSKTLSKEKLEIILEAFNLTATSYGLQPIKLIVIEDKVLQKQLVELSMNQEQVSQASHVLVFCIDTLIDKKYIESYFNLVKKIRNTPDAILDPFKHFLIEDFEKKEEQEIINWAVKQAYLAMGNLLTVCALEGIDACPMEGFTNKDYDEILNLGSKNLKSVLVMPIGYRAENDYMSKLKKVRKGLTDSVIKL, encoded by the coding sequence ATGAATGTTATTGATGCATTAAAATGGCGTTATGCTACTAAAGCTTTTGATTCCTCTAAGACTTTGTCTAAAGAAAAATTAGAAATTATTTTAGAAGCTTTTAATTTAACTGCTACTTCTTATGGATTACAACCTATAAAATTAATTGTAATAGAAGATAAAGTTTTACAAAAACAATTGGTTGAATTATCAATGAACCAAGAACAAGTTTCTCAAGCATCTCATGTTTTAGTTTTTTGCATAGATACTTTAATCGATAAAAAATATATTGAAAGTTATTTTAATCTTGTTAAAAAAATAAGAAATACTCCTGATGCAATTTTAGATCCTTTTAAACACTTTTTAATTGAAGATTTTGAAAAGAAAGAGGAGCAGGAAATTATTAATTGGGCTGTAAAGCAAGCTTATTTAGCGATGGGAAACTTATTAACTGTATGTGCGTTAGAAGGTATCGATGCTTGCCCAATGGAAGGATTTACAAATAAAGATTACGATGAAATTTTGAATTTGGGATCTAAAAATCTAAAATCTGTTTTAGTTATGCCAATAGGTTATAGAGCAGAAAATGATTATATGTCGAAACTTAAAAAAGTGCGTAAAGGACTTACAGATAGTGTTATAAAACTTTAA
- a CDS encoding thioredoxin family protein gives MRNLLLILSICISTIGFSQEEEISNLNWLLDLEEAKQESLSSNKPILIYFTGSDWCGPCKLLKKDFFNTDAFEEKAKHFVLLKVDMPRRIDIITPEQKVKNKLLVKKYNKNGGYPNLVVLNKNLNVIGELSGYTFLRETDRHFAFIDGIIEKY, from the coding sequence ATGAGAAATCTACTACTAATACTATCCATTTGTATATCTACAATTGGTTTTTCACAAGAAGAAGAAATATCTAACCTAAATTGGTTGTTAGATTTAGAAGAAGCAAAACAAGAGTCTCTAAGTTCAAACAAGCCAATATTAATTTATTTTACTGGGAGTGACTGGTGTGGACCATGTAAATTGCTTAAAAAAGACTTTTTTAATACAGATGCTTTTGAAGAAAAAGCAAAACATTTTGTTTTATTAAAAGTAGATATGCCAAGACGTATAGATATAATTACACCAGAACAAAAAGTTAAAAATAAACTCCTAGTTAAGAAATATAATAAAAATGGAGGTTATCCAAATTTAGTTGTTTTAAATAAAAACTTAAATGTAATTGGAGAATTATCAGGTTATACTTTTCTTAGAGAAACAGATAGACATTTTGCTTTTATTGATGGAATTATAGAAAAGTATTAA
- a CDS encoding DegT/DnrJ/EryC1/StrS aminotransferase family protein, translating to MPGFERFGDLEREELQDVLDNGVLMRYGFDGMRNGHWKAKALEAELQKTLESDYVQLVSNGTSAVSVALASAGVGAGDEVIMPTFTFVASFEAILLLGAIPVLVDIDDTLGLDAKAVEAAITPKTKAVMVVQMCGSMANMDALSQVCDKHNLLLVEDACQAIGGRYNNKPLGSIGDLGCFSFDFVKTVTCGEGGAIITNNKQYYTNADHFSDHGHDHEGNDRGAETHPFLGYNFRISELHAAVGLAQIKRLPEFLEVQKKNYTILRETLAEIPEVTFRTVPDGGEESYAFFNFFLPDLEIARKTIAAFKENGVDACWNYYDNNWHYVRKWNHLKDAKSLYPLSKDIKDSLSLLSKKTFTQSDHYIGRNISCLIKLSWTEEEVRSRALKMKDAILNSL from the coding sequence ATGCCAGGATTTGAACGCTTTGGAGATTTAGAAAGAGAAGAATTACAAGATGTATTAGATAATGGAGTTTTAATGCGTTATGGTTTTGATGGTATGCGCAATGGGCACTGGAAAGCTAAAGCCTTAGAAGCAGAATTACAAAAAACTTTAGAGAGCGATTATGTACAATTAGTTTCTAATGGAACCTCTGCTGTTTCTGTAGCATTAGCTAGTGCAGGTGTTGGAGCAGGAGATGAAGTAATTATGCCAACATTTACTTTTGTGGCCAGTTTTGAAGCTATTTTATTACTAGGCGCAATTCCTGTACTTGTTGATATAGATGATACTTTAGGTTTAGATGCAAAGGCTGTTGAGGCTGCAATTACTCCAAAAACTAAAGCCGTTATGGTTGTACAAATGTGTGGTAGCATGGCTAATATGGATGCCCTATCTCAAGTTTGTGATAAGCATAACCTGCTTTTGGTTGAAGATGCGTGTCAGGCTATTGGAGGTCGTTATAACAATAAACCACTAGGGAGTATAGGAGATTTAGGTTGTTTTTCTTTCGATTTTGTAAAAACCGTAACTTGTGGTGAAGGAGGAGCAATAATAACAAATAACAAGCAATATTATACGAACGCCGACCACTTTAGCGATCATGGACATGACCACGAGGGAAATGATAGGGGAGCAGAAACGCACCCTTTTTTAGGTTATAATTTTAGAATTTCAGAACTACACGCTGCTGTTGGTTTAGCTCAAATTAAAAGATTACCAGAGTTTTTAGAAGTTCAGAAAAAAAACTATACTATTTTAAGAGAAACACTTGCAGAAATTCCAGAAGTAACTTTTAGAACTGTACCAGATGGAGGTGAAGAAAGTTATGCTTTTTTTAATTTCTTTTTACCAGATTTAGAAATAGCAAGAAAAACAATTGCCGCTTTTAAAGAAAATGGAGTAGATGCTTGTTGGAACTACTACGATAATAATTGGCATTATGTTAGGAAATGGAATCACCTTAAGGACGCTAAATCTTTATACCCTTTATCTAAAGATATAAAGGATTCTTTAAGTTTATTAAGTAAAAAAACATTTACTCAAAGTGATCATTATATTGGTCGAAATATTTCTTGCCTAATTAAATTATCTTGGACAGAAGAAGAGGTTAGAAGTAGAGCATTAAAAATGAAAGATGCCATTTTAAATTCACTTTAA
- the ribB gene encoding 3,4-dihydroxy-2-butanone-4-phosphate synthase, whose amino-acid sequence MTTKTESKVAFKLNTIQEAINDIKAGKVIIVVDDEDRENEGDFLAAAETVTPEMINFMATHGRGLICAPLTENRCKDLGLHMMVNNNTDPMETAFTVSVDLKGKGVTTGISAGDRSKTIQALVNNETKPFDLARPGHIFPLVAKEGGVLRRTGHTEAAIDFARLAGLQPAGVIVEIMNEDGTMARLPQLIDVAKKFDLKIVSIEDLVAYRMDHDSLINKKEDFNIETRFGSFRLRAYQQTTNDQVHIALTKGDWATNEPVLTRVNSTLVNNDILGTLTNNADKKLDDMFRVINKEGKGAILFINQQAQSLNLLNRLSALKEKQTEGKITKAPAIAMDNKDFGIGAQILHDLNIHKLKLISNSQQTKRVGIIGYGLEIVEYVSY is encoded by the coding sequence ATGACGACTAAAACCGAATCTAAAGTGGCGTTTAAATTAAACACAATTCAAGAAGCAATTAACGATATAAAAGCAGGAAAAGTTATTATTGTTGTTGATGATGAAGATAGAGAAAACGAAGGCGATTTTTTAGCTGCTGCAGAAACTGTAACTCCAGAAATGATAAATTTCATGGCTACTCATGGTCGCGGTTTAATTTGTGCTCCATTAACAGAGAACCGTTGTAAAGATTTAGGCTTACACATGATGGTAAACAATAATACAGACCCAATGGAGACAGCATTTACTGTATCTGTAGATTTAAAAGGTAAAGGCGTTACTACTGGAATCTCTGCTGGAGATCGCTCTAAAACCATACAAGCTTTAGTTAATAATGAAACAAAACCATTTGATTTAGCAAGACCTGGTCATATTTTTCCTCTTGTTGCTAAAGAAGGTGGCGTTTTACGTAGAACGGGACATACAGAAGCTGCTATAGATTTTGCGCGTTTAGCAGGATTACAACCCGCTGGTGTTATTGTTGAAATAATGAATGAAGATGGTACAATGGCACGTCTACCGCAATTAATAGATGTTGCTAAAAAGTTTGACTTAAAAATAGTTTCTATTGAAGATTTAGTGGCATACCGTATGGATCATGATTCACTTATTAATAAAAAAGAAGATTTTAATATAGAAACTCGTTTTGGTAGTTTTAGACTTCGTGCATATCAACAAACTACAAACGACCAAGTTCATATTGCACTTACAAAAGGAGATTGGGCTACTAATGAGCCCGTTTTAACTAGGGTGAATTCTACTTTAGTAAACAATGATATTTTAGGAACATTAACTAATAATGCAGACAAGAAATTAGACGATATGTTTCGTGTAATTAATAAAGAAGGAAAAGGAGCTATTTTATTTATAAACCAACAAGCACAGTCTTTAAATCTTCTTAACCGTTTAAGCGCATTAAAAGAAAAACAAACTGAAGGTAAAATTACTAAAGCACCTGCAATAGCAATGGATAATAAAGATTTTGGTATTGGCGCACAAATTCTTCATGATTTAAATATCCACAAATTAAAATTAATCTCTAACTCGCAACAAACTAAACGTGTAGGCATAATTGGTTACGGATTAGAAATTGTAGAATATGTTAGCTACTAG